One genomic region from Neisseria weaveri encodes:
- the rpsE gene encoding 30S ribosomal protein S5: MAKHEIEERGDGLIEKMVAVNRVTKVVKGGRIMAFSALTVVGDGDGRIGMGKGKSKEVPVAVQKAMDQARRSMIKVPLKNGTIHHEVIGRHGATRVFMQPAKEGSGVKAGGPMRLVFDAMGVHNISAKVHGSTNPYNIVRATLDGLSKLYTPADIAAKRGLTVDEILGINHD; encoded by the coding sequence ATGGCAAAACATGAAATTGAAGAACGTGGCGACGGCTTAATTGAAAAAATGGTTGCTGTTAACCGTGTAACGAAAGTTGTAAAAGGTGGTCGTATTATGGCCTTTTCAGCGTTGACTGTTGTCGGTGATGGTGATGGTCGTATTGGTATGGGTAAAGGTAAGTCTAAAGAAGTACCTGTGGCCGTACAGAAAGCAATGGATCAGGCACGTCGTTCCATGATTAAAGTGCCATTGAAAAATGGAACAATTCATCATGAAGTAATTGGTCGTCATGGTGCAACACGAGTATTTATGCAACCTGCTAAAGAGGGTAGCGGTGTAAAAGCTGGTGGTCCAATGCGCTTAGTTTTTGATGCTATGGGTGTCCATAACATCTCTGCTAAAGTTCACGGTTCAACCAATCCGTATAATATCGTAAGAGCCACATTGGACGGTTTGTCTAAGTTATACACACCTGCTGATATTGCTGCTAAACGTGGTTTAACTGTAGATGAAATTTTAGGAATTAACCATGACTGA
- the rplF gene encoding 50S ribosomal protein L6: protein MSRVAKNPVTVPAGVEVKFGTDNLTVKGKNGELSLPLSTDVNVELIDGSLTFSAANDSKHANAMSGTIRALVNNMVKGVSEGFEKKLQLIGVGYRAQAQGNILNLSLGFSHPIVYEMPVGVSVQTPSQTEIVLAGANKQVIGQVAAEIRAFRSPEPYKGKGVRYVGEVVVMKETKKK, encoded by the coding sequence ATGTCACGTGTAGCTAAAAATCCAGTGACTGTTCCTGCTGGTGTTGAAGTGAAATTTGGAACAGATAATTTGACAGTCAAAGGTAAAAATGGTGAGTTGTCGCTTCCTTTGTCTACTGATGTAAATGTCGAATTAATTGACGGCTCTTTAACTTTTTCGGCTGCTAATGATAGTAAGCACGCTAATGCAATGTCTGGTACTATCCGTGCCCTTGTAAATAATATGGTTAAAGGCGTTAGTGAGGGTTTTGAGAAAAAATTACAGCTTATTGGTGTTGGTTATAGAGCCCAAGCTCAAGGAAATATTTTAAATTTGTCTCTAGGCTTTTCTCATCCGATTGTTTATGAAATGCCTGTTGGTGTGTCAGTGCAAACGCCATCTCAAACTGAGATTGTGTTAGCTGGTGCAAATAAGCAAGTTATTGGTCAAGTTGCTGCAGAGATTCGCGCATTTCGCTCTCCAGAGCCTTATAAAGGTAAGGGTGTTCGTTATGTTGGTGAAGTTGTGGTAATGAAAGAAACCAAGAAAAAATAA
- the rpmD gene encoding 50S ribosomal protein L30 produces MTEQKKIKITLIKSLIGTIASHRACARGLGLRHREHTVEVLDTPENRGMINKISYLLKVES; encoded by the coding sequence ATGACTGAGCAAAAGAAAATTAAGATAACTTTGATTAAAAGTTTAATTGGTACTATTGCATCACATCGTGCTTGTGCACGTGGTTTGGGTTTGCGTCATAGAGAGCATACGGTTGAGGTGCTAGATACCCCAGAAAATCGTGGTATGATCAACAAGATCAGCTACCTTTTAAAAGTGGAGTCTTAA
- the rplR gene encoding 50S ribosomal protein L18, whose amino-acid sequence MNKHITRLRRARKTRARIADLKVIRLCVFRTNNHIYAQVISAEGDRVLAQASTLEAEVRTMLKSGSNVEAATLIGKRIAEKAKAVGVERVAFDRSGFQYHGRVKALAEAARENGLSF is encoded by the coding sequence ATGAATAAACATATAACCAGACTCCGTCGTGCACGCAAAACTCGTGCACGAATTGCGGACTTAAAAGTGATTAGATTGTGCGTATTCCGTACAAATAATCATATTTATGCGCAGGTAATTAGTGCTGAAGGTGATAGAGTACTTGCTCAGGCATCAACTTTAGAAGCGGAAGTGCGCACAATGTTGAAATCAGGTAGTAATGTTGAAGCTGCTACCTTGATTGGTAAGCGCATAGCAGAAAAAGCTAAAGCAGTCGGTGTTGAGCGTGTTGCTTTTGATCGTTCGGGTTTTCAATACCATGGTCGTGTAAAAGCTTTGGCTGAAGCTGCGAGAGAAAATGGATTGAGCTTCTAG